A single uncultured Acetobacterium sp. DNA region contains:
- the aroA gene encoding 3-phosphoshikimate 1-carboxyvinyltransferase, translated as MRTIEITPRLLTGGLEIPPSKSVSHRAIISAGLAKGESVISNVLMSQDMIATCNAMVALGASITYQEEANKRYSLTIKGCNPLELKSETIDCNESGSTLRFIIPIVLLQPKRAVITGKGRLVTRPMKPFYEIFQEKSIYYEHLTQEQDLPLALEGRLTPGTYRIDGGVSSQFITGLLFALPLLTGDSVIELTSTLESKPYIDITLDVLNTFGIEIVNENDQRFLIKGNQAYSPCHYRVEGDFSQGAFWLVAGTIGEMMDCQDLNYNSQQGDKVIVDILKEMGGDIDVQLDKLVVKKSQTRGTIIDVSQCPDLVPILGVVGSLSSGTTTIINGERLRFKESDRLMATADVLNKLGGKVLETSDGLVIHGIERFTGGHVQSHNDHRIAMAVAIASICADGKIVLDGAESVNKSYPHFWEDFKEMGGEWIGLDMGE; from the coding sequence ATGAGAACGATAGAGATTACACCGAGGTTATTAACGGGCGGTTTGGAAATACCGCCGTCAAAAAGTGTCAGCCACCGGGCGATTATCTCGGCGGGATTGGCCAAGGGCGAAAGCGTGATTTCAAATGTGCTGATGTCCCAGGATATGATTGCCACCTGCAACGCCATGGTCGCCTTGGGGGCAAGCATTACTTATCAGGAAGAAGCGAATAAGCGCTATTCCTTAACAATAAAAGGGTGCAATCCCCTGGAGCTCAAGAGTGAAACAATTGACTGTAATGAATCGGGATCGACGCTCCGTTTTATTATCCCGATTGTGCTGCTACAGCCAAAGCGGGCGGTGATTACTGGAAAAGGCCGTTTGGTTACCCGGCCGATGAAGCCCTTTTACGAAATATTTCAAGAAAAATCAATTTATTATGAACATTTAACTCAAGAACAGGATCTGCCTTTGGCGCTGGAGGGGCGTTTAACTCCCGGAACCTATCGGATCGATGGCGGAGTCAGTTCCCAGTTTATTACCGGACTGCTGTTTGCATTACCACTGCTGACCGGGGATTCGGTCATTGAACTAACATCAACGTTAGAATCTAAACCATACATCGATATCACCCTGGACGTTTTAAACACCTTTGGAATTGAGATTGTCAATGAAAACGACCAGCGTTTTCTGATTAAAGGCAATCAGGCTTATTCACCTTGTCACTATCGAGTGGAGGGCGATTTTTCCCAGGGGGCTTTCTGGCTGGTCGCCGGAACCATTGGCGAAATGATGGACTGTCAGGATTTAAACTATAATTCCCAGCAAGGAGACAAGGTGATTGTCGATATCCTTAAAGAAATGGGTGGCGACATCGATGTTCAACTGGATAAGCTGGTTGTAAAAAAATCACAAACCCGGGGAACCATCATCGATGTCTCCCAATGTCCGGATCTGGTACCGATTTTAGGGGTCGTTGGCAGCTTGAGCAGCGGCACGACCACGATCATCAATGGCGAACGATTGCGATTTAAGGAATCGGATCGGCTGATGGCTACGGCGGATGTGCTCAATAAACTGGGCGGTAAGGTTTTAGAAACTTCCGATGGACTGGTGATTCACGGAATCGAGCGATTTACCGGGGGACATGTGCAAAGTCATAATGACCATCGGATTGCCATGGCAGTGGCCATTGCTTCGATCTGCGCCGATGGAAAGATTGTCTTAGATGGAGCCGAATCGGTCAATAAATCTTATCCTCATTTTTGGGAAGATTTCAAAGAAATGGGAGGTGAGTGGATTGGGCTCGACATGGGGGAATAA
- the aroB gene encoding 3-dehydroquinate synthase codes for MKELICKTENTHQYPIIIEKGIKGRLSQMKALFSQYHKVVIITDKNVAKEYLSEVERQVRLAGPKVYSIVIPPGEQSKCLEQTAEIYNELVKCNITRSDAILTLGGGVVGDLGGFCAATYLRGIDLIQVPTSLLAQVDSSVGGKVGIDLDYGKNLVGAFHQPKAVIIDPLFLETLEDHYMIDGMGEVIKYGCISSAPLFVKLMGYAYYEDLVEDMEEIISKCCQIKRDVVQTDEHEQGLRRILNFGHTVGHVVETYFKFKKYSHGEAVAIGMAQITKKTVEEGITQKDTYDNIIEILENYGLPTELPKMPLDKVQEILFTDKKFENDSLYICALEKIGKAQIVKIQKQQAIELFR; via the coding sequence ATGAAGGAATTAATTTGCAAAACAGAGAATACACACCAGTACCCCATTATCATTGAAAAAGGTATCAAAGGGCGGTTATCCCAAATGAAAGCGCTTTTTTCCCAGTATCATAAGGTTGTTATTATTACCGATAAAAATGTTGCCAAAGAATATTTAAGTGAGGTGGAACGTCAGGTTCGCCTGGCCGGACCGAAAGTTTACAGCATTGTTATTCCTCCAGGCGAGCAAAGCAAGTGTCTGGAACAAACCGCCGAGATTTACAATGAGCTGGTTAAGTGCAACATTACCCGCAGTGATGCAATTCTGACATTGGGCGGTGGGGTTGTTGGTGATTTAGGTGGATTTTGTGCGGCAACCTATCTTAGAGGAATCGATTTAATTCAGGTGCCTACTTCGCTCCTGGCTCAGGTTGACAGCAGCGTTGGTGGAAAAGTTGGGATTGATCTGGACTACGGAAAGAACCTGGTCGGGGCATTTCACCAACCTAAGGCGGTTATTATTGATCCGCTTTTTCTGGAAACACTGGAAGATCATTATATGATTGATGGCATGGGCGAGGTGATCAAATATGGCTGCATTAGCAGTGCGCCGCTTTTCGTCAAACTGATGGGGTATGCCTATTATGAAGATCTGGTCGAAGACATGGAAGAAATCATTTCCAAGTGCTGTCAGATTAAACGTGATGTAGTTCAAACCGATGAACACGAACAGGGCTTAAGACGGATATTAAACTTTGGTCATACGGTGGGCCATGTGGTGGAAACTTATTTTAAATTTAAAAAATATTCTCATGGCGAAGCGGTCGCCATCGGGATGGCTCAGATCACGAAAAAAACAGTGGAAGAGGGAATCACTCAAAAAGACACCTATGACAATATCATTGAAATACTTGAAAATTACGGATTGCCCACCGAACTTCCCAAAATGCCACTGGATAAGGTACAGGAAATTCTGTTCACTGATAAAAAATTCGAAAATGACTCGCTCTATATTTGTGCGCTGGAAAAAATCGGTAAGGCACAGATTGTCAAAATTCAGAAACAACAAGCCATCGAGCTTTTTAGATAA
- a CDS encoding ABC transporter permease translates to MLHIVKKDVPKTREKIIVRVLAVLAALAVASIIVVFAGANPIELYIGIFQGCFGTIHRFAATIVKMVPLLVLSLGVMIAFKMRFWNIGAEGQFLMGAVGTTLVVRSFPNLPLPIMLLTMVLVSFVFGAVWLMIPAFFKARYGTNETLFTLMLNYIALTLVTALQYDFWKDPAANGMPKIANLPNNALLPNVSGFNLSILMAVIIVLAMYYFMNRSKIGFEISVLGESENTARYIGINVTKTIMIAALISGGLCGIVGMMQITGVSGALSTEITGGLGFTAIIVAWLSGLKVPFVVMNSFAFAVLLQGASYIQTAFQIPGSVADMIQAIILFFILGSEFALQYRFVSDKTKSEVA, encoded by the coding sequence ATGCTCCATATCGTAAAAAAAGATGTTCCCAAAACACGGGAAAAAATAATTGTCCGGGTACTAGCCGTTTTGGCGGCGCTGGCAGTGGCATCAATCATTGTTGTTTTTGCCGGGGCCAATCCCATTGAATTATATATTGGAATTTTTCAAGGTTGCTTTGGCACCATCCATCGATTTGCTGCTACTATTGTCAAAATGGTTCCCCTGCTGGTATTGTCCCTGGGGGTTATGATTGCTTTTAAAATGCGTTTTTGGAATATTGGTGCGGAAGGTCAGTTTTTGATGGGAGCGGTGGGAACAACCCTTGTGGTTCGGTCATTTCCTAATCTGCCCCTGCCGATTATGCTGCTGACAATGGTACTGGTTTCCTTTGTGTTTGGAGCAGTTTGGCTGATGATTCCGGCTTTTTTCAAAGCCCGGTATGGTACCAATGAAACCTTATTTACGCTGATGTTAAATTACATCGCACTGACACTGGTAACGGCTTTGCAATATGATTTCTGGAAAGATCCGGCAGCCAATGGGATGCCTAAAATTGCCAATCTTCCCAATAATGCTTTGCTTCCCAATGTGAGTGGGTTTAATCTCAGCATTTTGATGGCGGTTATCATTGTGTTGGCGATGTATTATTTTATGAATCGATCAAAAATTGGTTTTGAAATTTCGGTATTGGGTGAAAGTGAAAACACCGCTCGATACATTGGGATTAACGTTACCAAAACCATTATGATTGCAGCCCTGATCAGCGGTGGCTTATGCGGGATAGTCGGAATGATGCAGATAACCGGCGTCAGTGGGGCTCTTTCGACTGAAATTACCGGGGGACTTGGTTTTACCGCTATCATCGTTGCCTGGCTCTCAGGGCTTAAGGTGCCTTTTGTGGTCATGAATTCGTTTGCCTTTGCAGTGCTTTTACAGGGGGCGTCCTATATCCAGACCGCTTTCCAGATTCCCGGGTCGGTGGCGGATATGATCCAGGCCATTATTCTGTTCTTTATTTTGGGAAGTGAATTTGCATTACAATATCGATTTGTTTCTGATAAAACGAAAAGTGAGGTTGCATAA
- a CDS encoding ABC transporter ATP-binding protein: MNNDYVVKMENITKVFGKVKALDHVEFSLKKGEVHAILGENGAGKSSLMNVLNGIYMPDEGHIEVKGQTANISSPKIALDLGIGMLPQHYKLVDVFSALENIAAGSRKTSPFLNKKKILDEMGKLITQLGMDINPNKKVYEMSVAEKQSLEIFKVLYRGADILILDEPTAVLTPQEIKNLFEIVRKMVETGCSVIIITHKLEEVMEISDRITIMRKGTTIQTVNKNETTPQELAGMMVGDVMELNVPYVAVERGKKCLEVKNITAIDRNKVNILDHVSFDLYAGEILGVAGIAGSGQKELCEGIAGLYHIKSGEIIFEGENIVGKNPEKISQMGISLSFVPEDRLGMGLVSSMDIIDNVLLKDYRNTKGMGISRVVSRDKAEALVERLNVSTPAIENHAVSLLSGGNIQKVLLGREIELEPKLMVTAYATRGLDVGSSQIIYELLNEQKVKMKPIMYVGEDLDVLMGLCDRIMVLCEGRVTGIVDPRKTTKEAIGLMMSGVMSEGEETCSIS; this comes from the coding sequence ATGAACAATGATTATGTCGTTAAAATGGAAAACATCACAAAGGTTTTTGGCAAGGTCAAAGCCCTGGATCATGTGGAATTTTCATTAAAAAAGGGAGAAGTGCATGCCATCCTCGGTGAGAACGGCGCTGGAAAAAGTTCGCTGATGAATGTCTTAAACGGTATTTATATGCCGGATGAAGGACATATTGAAGTGAAAGGCCAGACTGCCAATATCAGTTCGCCGAAAATTGCCCTGGATTTGGGCATTGGTATGTTACCGCAACATTACAAACTGGTCGACGTTTTTTCGGCGCTGGAGAATATTGCAGCCGGCAGCCGGAAGACCAGCCCTTTTTTAAATAAGAAAAAGATTTTAGATGAGATGGGGAAATTGATCACTCAATTGGGAATGGATATTAATCCGAATAAAAAGGTTTATGAAATGTCGGTGGCTGAAAAACAGAGTCTGGAAATTTTCAAAGTATTATATCGTGGTGCAGATATTCTCATCCTCGATGAACCGACTGCGGTTTTGACGCCCCAGGAGATCAAGAATCTCTTTGAAATTGTCAGGAAAATGGTGGAAACTGGCTGCTCCGTGATTATCATTACCCATAAACTCGAAGAAGTCATGGAGATAAGTGACCGGATTACGATTATGCGCAAAGGTACCACGATTCAGACTGTTAATAAAAATGAAACAACGCCTCAGGAATTGGCCGGAATGATGGTTGGCGATGTAATGGAACTCAATGTTCCTTATGTTGCGGTGGAACGGGGTAAAAAATGTCTGGAAGTCAAAAACATCACCGCCATTGACCGTAATAAGGTTAATATTCTTGATCATGTCAGCTTCGATCTTTATGCCGGTGAAATTCTCGGGGTTGCCGGGATTGCCGGAAGCGGTCAAAAAGAATTGTGCGAAGGCATCGCGGGTCTGTATCATATTAAATCTGGTGAAATTATTTTTGAAGGTGAAAATATTGTTGGAAAAAACCCGGAGAAAATCAGTCAAATGGGCATCAGTCTAAGCTTTGTTCCCGAGGATCGTCTGGGGATGGGTCTGGTTTCTTCAATGGATATTATTGATAATGTATTACTCAAAGATTACCGGAACACCAAAGGAATGGGGATTTCCCGGGTCGTTTCCCGGGATAAGGCAGAAGCTTTGGTTGAACGGCTGAATGTTTCGACCCCGGCGATCGAAAATCATGCTGTCAGTTTGCTTTCGGGTGGCAATATTCAAAAGGTATTGTTGGGAAGGGAAATTGAGTTGGAACCCAAACTGATGGTAACAGCCTATGCGACCCGAGGTCTGGATGTGGGATCATCCCAGATCATTTATGAATTGTTAAATGAACAAAAAGTTAAAATGAAGCCGATTATGTATGTTGGTGAAGATCTGGATGTTCTGATGGGACTTTGTGACCGGATTATGGTTCTATGCGAAGGTCGTGTAACAGGCATTGTGGATCCGCGAAAAACGACCAAGGAAGCCATTGGATTGATGATGTCTGGCGTAATGAGTGAAGGAGAAGAAACATGCTCCATATCGTAA
- a CDS encoding BMP family ABC transporter substrate-binding protein, producing MKKRLGVLMLALMLVVVSVAGCSSGSTSKKNDVVKVGFLYVGPADDGGWSQAHDNGRAKMVENLGGKVETIVKENVPEEKSAVVSSIRDMVDQGCTIIFGTSYGFMDGMVEAAKEFPDVKFEHCSGYMTADNLGTYFGKIEEPRYLSGIVAGLTTKTNKIAYVAAMPIPEVIRGINAFALGVKSVNPAATVNVSWTNTWYDPTVEKAAAEALIQQGCDVTAQHQDSTATMEAAKEAGKLSVGYDLSAATTMPEVYMTAPLWDFSGYYTDTVQSVIDGTWKSEQYWGGMNDGIVLLDTLTALAPGTAQGQVDTATKAIKSGQLTIFAGELKDQTGAVKVPAGTSMTDEALLSMDWFVDNVVGSLK from the coding sequence ATGAAAAAAAGATTGGGAGTATTGATGCTTGCACTGATGCTAGTGGTTGTAAGCGTTGCAGGATGTAGTTCCGGTTCAACATCCAAGAAAAATGACGTCGTTAAGGTTGGTTTTCTTTATGTAGGACCCGCAGATGATGGTGGTTGGTCACAGGCACATGATAATGGTCGTGCAAAAATGGTGGAAAACCTGGGTGGAAAAGTTGAAACCATCGTAAAAGAAAATGTACCTGAAGAAAAAAGCGCCGTTGTTTCTTCAATCAGAGACATGGTTGACCAAGGCTGTACTATTATTTTCGGAACCAGCTATGGTTTCATGGATGGAATGGTCGAAGCTGCCAAAGAATTCCCAGATGTTAAATTTGAACATTGTTCAGGTTACATGACTGCGGATAATTTAGGAACATACTTTGGAAAAATTGAAGAACCCCGATATCTTTCTGGTATCGTTGCCGGTTTAACAACCAAAACAAATAAAATAGCCTATGTTGCAGCAATGCCAATTCCAGAAGTTATTCGTGGAATTAATGCTTTCGCACTGGGTGTAAAATCAGTAAATCCTGCCGCTACCGTTAATGTATCATGGACTAATACCTGGTATGACCCAACGGTTGAAAAAGCAGCAGCTGAAGCACTAATTCAGCAAGGCTGTGATGTAACTGCCCAGCATCAGGATTCAACAGCAACGATGGAAGCAGCTAAAGAAGCTGGTAAATTATCCGTCGGTTATGACTTAAGTGCAGCCACAACCATGCCGGAAGTCTATATGACAGCTCCGCTTTGGGATTTCAGTGGTTACTATACTGATACAGTACAATCTGTAATTGATGGCACCTGGAAATCTGAACAATACTGGGGTGGTATGAATGATGGGATTGTTTTACTGGATACCTTAACTGCCCTTGCTCCTGGAACCGCGCAGGGTCAAGTTGATACGGCAACAAAGGCCATTAAGTCTGGTCAGCTTACTATTTTCGCTGGTGAACTAAAAGATCAAACCGGCGCTGTAAAAGTACCAGCTGGAACATCCATGACGGATGAAGCCCTTCTGAGTATGGATTGGTTTGTTGATAATGTAGTAGGTAGTTTAAAATAA
- a CDS encoding ABC transporter permease has translation MEFIFFLAAAVKAGTCLLYATLGEIISEKVGHLNLGVEGMMQMGAVIGFIAGFTFGNPYVAVLCAAIAGAAGALIYGFLTISLKANQVVTGLTLSIFGVGFAAFFGKNFVGKKVPEAITTFFAPIKLPLLGDIPYIGQIFFNQSVYVYFSYILVIAIYIYLYKTKWGLNTRMIGENPVAADASGIPVDKYKYFNIALCGALCGLGGAFLSLVYISIYPVNVVSGRGWIAVALVIFAMWNPGKAMLGAYFFGALDIASFWLQQYTLPVSIYLFTALPYLATVFVLIFTSMRKSSNKKEPAWLGKNYFKEDR, from the coding sequence ATGGAATTTATCTTTTTCTTAGCTGCGGCTGTTAAAGCCGGAACTTGTTTACTTTATGCAACATTGGGAGAAATTATTTCTGAAAAAGTGGGACACCTCAATCTTGGGGTTGAAGGGATGATGCAAATGGGAGCGGTTATTGGCTTTATTGCCGGGTTCACCTTTGGCAATCCCTATGTGGCGGTACTGTGTGCTGCCATTGCCGGTGCCGCAGGCGCTCTGATTTATGGCTTCCTGACCATCAGCTTAAAAGCCAATCAGGTCGTTACCGGACTTACCCTCAGTATTTTTGGGGTTGGTTTTGCAGCTTTCTTCGGGAAGAATTTTGTGGGAAAGAAAGTACCAGAAGCGATCACCACTTTTTTTGCACCGATCAAGCTGCCCTTATTAGGGGATATTCCATATATTGGACAGATCTTTTTTAACCAGAGTGTCTATGTCTATTTTTCATATATCCTGGTGATTGCCATTTATATTTATCTCTATAAAACCAAGTGGGGGCTGAACACCCGCATGATCGGGGAGAATCCGGTGGCGGCAGACGCCAGTGGGATTCCGGTAGATAAATATAAATATTTTAATATCGCTCTTTGTGGAGCGCTGTGTGGTTTGGGAGGCGCTTTCTTATCGCTGGTATATATTAGTATCTATCCGGTTAATGTGGTCAGCGGTCGCGGTTGGATAGCCGTGGCACTGGTTATCTTTGCGATGTGGAATCCCGGTAAAGCAATGTTGGGGGCTTACTTCTTTGGGGCGCTGGATATTGCCAGCTTCTGGCTCCAACAATATACCCTGCCCGTTTCGATTTATTTATTCACTGCCCTGCCGTACTTGGCAACTGTTTTCGTATTGATCTTTACATCGATGCGAAAAAGCAGTAATAAAAAAGAACCGGCCTGGCTGGGGAAAAACTATTTCAAGGAAGACCGCTAA